A genomic segment from Sulfuritalea hydrogenivorans sk43H encodes:
- the mobB gene encoding molybdopterin-guanine dinucleotide biosynthesis protein B → MKVFGLAGYSGSGKTTLLETLIPRLTAAGLRVSLIKHAHHRFDIDHPGKDSYRLREAGCSEVLLISDQRWVLMHELRGAPEPSLEEQIARFSECDLVLVEGFKHTPIPKLEVHRPSVGKPLIAGSGVETIVAVATDEPDAVAAQTELPTGLPILDLNDRDAIADFILRHQGFR, encoded by the coding sequence ATGAAAGTCTTCGGTCTCGCCGGCTATTCCGGCTCGGGCAAAACCACGCTGCTGGAGACCCTGATCCCGCGCCTGACGGCGGCAGGCTTGCGCGTCTCGCTGATCAAGCATGCGCACCATCGTTTCGACATCGACCATCCGGGCAAGGATTCCTACCGCCTGCGCGAGGCCGGTTGTTCGGAGGTGCTGCTGATTTCCGACCAGCGCTGGGTGCTGATGCACGAATTGCGCGGCGCGCCGGAACCTTCGCTGGAGGAACAGATCGCGCGCTTTTCGGAATGCGATCTGGTGCTGGTCGAGGGCTTCAAGCACACGCCGATCCCCAAGCTGGAAGTGCATCGGCCTTCGGTCGGCAAGCCGCTGATCGCCGGCAGCGGGGTGGAAACCATCGTTGCCGTGGCGACCGACGAGCCGGACGCGGTTGCCGCGCAGACCGAACTGCCGACCGGCTTGCCAATACTCGACCTCAACGATCGCGACGCGATTGCCGATTTCATTCTGCGCCACCAGGGGTTCCGATGA
- a CDS encoding ATP-dependent DNA helicase — MSDPIHEIERIFAPEGPLAAAVPGFRPRPQQLEMAQRIAAAIAGNLALVTEAGTGTGKTFAYLAPALLSGGKVIVSTGTKTLQDQLFNRDLPTVRDALKVGATIALLKGRANYVCPYHLERAMSAGRLASREEAAHLRKIARFAERTRTGDKAECIDVPEDSGAWAQATSTRENCLGQECPNVKECFVLAARQDALTADVVVVNHHLFFADVMLKDEGMGELLPACNTIIFDEAHQLPEVAGLFFGESVSTSQVIELARDTRNEAVVAAKDYPPLQEAAQALDKAARDLRLAVKGENQRLPAARLESDAAFDDALQGLAAAIKELGRHLETQAERGEGLANCLRRTQELALALQRWRGGSGEGDVVKWVEVYSQAMSLNLTPLDIAPIFQRQMEGHPRAWIFASATLAVGNNFSHYCGELGLAEADTAVWGSPFDYEKNALLYAPPGMPDPNSAFYQEAVAEAAWPAIRASGGRAFVLCTSLRAMRRIRELLQEKLAADGLDLPLLMQGEGSRTELLERFRFLGNAILVASQSFWEGVDVRGEALSLVVIDKLPFAPPDDPVLSARIDRLRAAGRNPFMEYQLPRAVISMKQGSGRLIRDESDRGVLMICDPRLTGKPYGKAIWRSLPPMRRTRDVAEVEAFFEAVVPVESRHD; from the coding sequence ATGTCCGATCCCATCCACGAAATTGAGCGCATCTTCGCCCCCGAGGGGCCGCTCGCCGCCGCCGTGCCAGGCTTTCGCCCACGGCCGCAGCAGTTGGAGATGGCGCAGCGCATAGCCGCGGCCATCGCGGGCAACCTGGCGCTGGTGACCGAGGCCGGCACCGGCACCGGCAAGACATTTGCCTATCTCGCGCCGGCGCTGCTCTCGGGCGGCAAGGTGATCGTTTCCACCGGCACCAAGACGCTGCAGGACCAGCTCTTCAATCGCGACCTGCCCACCGTGCGCGACGCGCTCAAGGTCGGCGCCACGATTGCGCTGCTGAAGGGGCGCGCCAATTATGTCTGCCCGTATCACCTGGAGCGGGCGATGAGCGCGGGCCGGCTGGCTTCGCGCGAGGAGGCGGCGCATTTGCGCAAGATCGCCCGCTTCGCCGAACGCACCCGGACCGGCGACAAGGCCGAATGCATCGATGTGCCCGAGGATTCCGGGGCTTGGGCGCAGGCCACGTCGACGCGCGAGAACTGCCTCGGCCAGGAATGCCCCAACGTCAAGGAATGCTTCGTGCTGGCGGCGCGCCAGGATGCGCTGACGGCGGACGTGGTGGTGGTCAACCATCACCTGTTCTTCGCCGACGTGATGTTGAAGGACGAGGGCATGGGTGAACTGCTGCCGGCCTGCAACACCATCATCTTCGACGAGGCGCACCAGTTGCCCGAGGTCGCGGGGCTGTTCTTCGGCGAGAGCGTGTCGACCAGCCAGGTCATCGAGCTGGCGCGCGATACGCGCAACGAGGCCGTCGTCGCGGCGAAGGATTACCCGCCGCTGCAGGAGGCGGCGCAGGCGCTGGACAAGGCCGCGCGCGACCTGCGCCTGGCTGTGAAGGGCGAGAACCAGCGACTGCCGGCGGCGCGCCTGGAAAGCGATGCGGCATTCGACGACGCCCTGCAGGGCCTGGCGGCCGCCATCAAGGAACTCGGGCGCCATCTGGAAACCCAGGCCGAGCGCGGCGAAGGCCTCGCCAACTGCCTGCGCCGCACGCAGGAGCTGGCGCTGGCATTGCAACGCTGGCGCGGCGGCAGCGGCGAGGGCGATGTCGTGAAATGGGTCGAGGTCTATTCGCAGGCCATGTCGCTCAACCTGACGCCGCTCGACATCGCGCCGATTTTCCAGCGCCAGATGGAAGGTCATCCGCGCGCCTGGATTTTTGCTTCGGCGACACTCGCCGTGGGCAACAATTTTTCGCATTACTGCGGCGAACTGGGGCTGGCGGAAGCCGATACCGCGGTGTGGGGCAGCCCCTTCGATTACGAGAAGAATGCCTTGCTGTATGCACCGCCGGGCATGCCCGATCCCAACAGCGCCTTTTACCAGGAAGCCGTGGCGGAAGCCGCGTGGCCGGCAATCCGCGCCTCGGGCGGGCGCGCTTTCGTGCTGTGCACCTCGTTGCGGGCGATGCGCCGCATTCGCGAACTGCTGCAGGAAAAGCTCGCGGCCGATGGGCTCGACCTGCCGCTCCTGATGCAGGGCGAGGGCTCGCGCACCGAACTGCTGGAGCGCTTCCGCTTCCTTGGCAACGCGATCCTGGTTGCCAGCCAGAGTTTCTGGGAAGGCGTCGACGTGCGCGGCGAGGCCTTGTCGCTGGTGGTGATCGACAAGCTGCCCTTCGCGCCGCCCGACGACCCGGTGCTTTCGGCGCGCATCGACCGCCTGCGCGCGGCGGGGCGCAACCCCTTCATGGAATACCAGTTGCCGCGCGCGGTGATCAGCATGAAGCAGGGCTCGGGCCGGCTGATCCGCGACGAGAGTGATCGCGGCGTGCTGATGATCTGCGATCCGCGCCTGACCGGAAAACCCTACGGCAAGGCGATCTGGCGTTCGCTGCCGCCGATGCGGCGCACGCGCGACGTGGCGGAGGTGGAGGCATTTTTCGAGGCTGTGGTGCCGGTAGAATCGCGGCATGACTAG
- a CDS encoding type II toxin-antitoxin system RelE family toxin codes for MARYELRFKTSVAKDLRDIPKADLRRILERIESLRDDPRPVGCEKLSAQERYRIRQGNYRILYEILDLEVVVEVVKVGHRREVYRD; via the coding sequence ATGGCTCGATATGAACTGAGGTTCAAGACCTCCGTCGCAAAGGACCTGCGGGACATTCCGAAGGCGGATTTGCGCCGCATCCTGGAGCGGATCGAGTCGCTGCGCGACGATCCCCGTCCCGTCGGCTGCGAAAAGCTTTCCGCCCAGGAGCGCTATCGGATCCGGCAAGGGAATTACCGGATTCTTTACGAAATACTCGACTTGGAAGTGGTGGTCGAAGTCGTGAAGGTCGGGCACAGGCGTGAGGTTTATCGGGACTAG
- a CDS encoding CopG family transcriptional regulator, which yields MTTQAIRSTLYLEPGLHQALRLKAATAHRSMSEIVNDAVRASLREDEEDLAAFSGRAKEKTMSYEQFLARLKADGSI from the coding sequence ATGACCACCCAAGCCATTCGTTCCACGCTGTACCTCGAACCCGGGCTGCACCAGGCGCTGCGCCTCAAGGCGGCGACCGCGCATCGCTCGATGTCCGAGATCGTCAATGACGCCGTCCGGGCATCGTTGCGGGAAGACGAGGAAGACCTGGCCGCGTTTTCCGGCCGGGCAAAAGAAAAGACCATGAGTTACGAACAGTTCCTGGCCAGGCTGAAAGCCGATGGCTCGATATGA
- a CDS encoding 4Fe-4S dicluster domain-containing protein encodes MTPDKSPSADPAQEKPSHSPTQAASADPSAPGPTTSRRGFLKAGGALSMSSLMGTAALMTQSDDAAAATEWAEHFQKNYRLMTDAEKAEARTRLERRYSSEYGKKVTVDTTGPQPGVLMGYALNIRKCIGCRRCVHACVEENNQSRGTRPGEKIEWIQVLRMERGEFAKDKMNQGYPEGLGIQVGGNAYTPAGQVLEGQYRYEPEAVPEKDATYMPIACMQCEKPPCVKVCPVRTTYREADGPVVIDYNWCIGCRMCMGACPYWARRINLTTPVLPKEEMNPVTHYLGNRPRMRGVVEKCHWCLQRSRQGRYPACVEVCPVGARKFGNLLDPESEVSKILERKNVFRLKAELNTFPKFFYFYD; translated from the coding sequence GTGACCCCTGACAAGAGCCCCTCGGCCGATCCCGCCCAGGAAAAACCTTCCCACAGCCCGACGCAAGCGGCGTCGGCGGATCCTTCCGCGCCGGGCCCGACAACCTCGCGCCGCGGCTTCCTGAAAGCGGGCGGTGCCCTCAGCATGTCGTCGCTGATGGGCACCGCGGCACTGATGACCCAGTCCGACGATGCCGCCGCCGCCACCGAATGGGCCGAGCATTTCCAGAAGAACTACCGCCTGATGACGGACGCGGAAAAAGCCGAGGCACGCACCCGGCTCGAACGGCGCTACTCCTCCGAGTACGGCAAGAAGGTCACCGTCGATACCACCGGGCCGCAGCCGGGCGTGCTCATGGGCTACGCCCTGAACATCCGGAAATGCATCGGCTGCCGCCGTTGCGTCCATGCCTGCGTCGAGGAAAACAACCAGTCGCGCGGCACGCGGCCCGGGGAAAAGATCGAGTGGATCCAGGTGCTCAGGATGGAGCGCGGCGAGTTCGCGAAGGACAAGATGAACCAGGGCTATCCCGAAGGGCTGGGCATCCAGGTCGGCGGCAACGCCTACACCCCGGCCGGCCAGGTGCTCGAAGGGCAATACCGCTATGAACCCGAGGCCGTCCCGGAAAAGGACGCCACCTACATGCCGATCGCCTGCATGCAGTGCGAGAAGCCGCCCTGCGTCAAGGTGTGCCCGGTGCGCACGACTTACCGCGAGGCCGACGGCCCGGTGGTGATCGACTACAACTGGTGCATCGGCTGCCGCATGTGCATGGGCGCCTGCCCCTACTGGGCGCGTCGCATCAACCTGACCACCCCGGTGCTGCCCAAGGAGGAAATGAACCCGGTGACGCATTACCTGGGCAACCGTCCGCGCATGCGCGGCGTCGTCGAGAAGTGCCACTGGTGCCTGCAGCGCAGCCGCCAGGGCCGCTACCCGGCCTGCGTCGAGGTCTGTCCGGTGGGCGCCCGCAAGTTCGGCAACCTGCTCGATCCGGAAAGCGAAGTGAGCAAGATCCTGGAGCGCAAGAACGTGTTCCGCCTCAAGGCCGAGCTCAACACCTTCCCGAAATTCTTCTACTTCTACGATTGA
- the dsrP gene encoding sulfate reduction electron transfer complex DsrMKJOP subunit DsrP — protein MQQLISFATDYSRYVLKGGTKFYTWMGSLGVLMLGMLYVFYLQNTEGLIVTGMTSQIHDGLYFANLVFLVGVAAGAVTIVFPAYAYHHEGMHKVAVLGEMLAITAVIMVMMFVFAHMGRPDRLWHMIPPWGIYSFSSMLGWDVMVLNGYLILNFVCGFYYLWCKYTGNPINNKWFLPLVYVAIVWALSIHTVTAFLISTMPSRPMWFHSMMPIRFITTAFAAGPALIILIFLIIRKNTKFWVDDSAIKLLTTIVTWCLGIAIFLTLSEVVVELYARTEHANGLYYLMFGLHGLTRLVPWFWSAVALMVGAFILFLMPSFRNDFKKLVIPCVMAFTGIWIEKGMGLIVPGFIPSPIGEVTEYYPSFVEVLLSLGIWAFGFFILTILLKGAIGILLGEIKYGGQAAAAK, from the coding sequence GTGCAACAACTGATCAGTTTCGCTACCGATTATTCGCGTTACGTCCTCAAGGGCGGCACGAAGTTCTACACCTGGATGGGCTCCCTCGGGGTGCTCATGCTCGGCATGCTGTACGTGTTCTACCTGCAGAACACCGAGGGCCTGATCGTCACCGGCATGACCAGCCAGATCCACGACGGCCTGTATTTCGCCAACCTGGTCTTCCTCGTCGGCGTGGCGGCCGGGGCGGTGACCATCGTCTTCCCGGCCTACGCCTATCACCACGAGGGCATGCACAAGGTGGCCGTGCTGGGCGAGATGCTGGCAATCACCGCCGTGATCATGGTGATGATGTTCGTCTTCGCCCACATGGGCCGGCCCGATCGCCTGTGGCACATGATTCCGCCCTGGGGCATCTACAGCTTCTCGTCGATGCTGGGCTGGGACGTGATGGTGCTCAACGGCTACCTGATCCTCAACTTCGTCTGCGGTTTTTACTACCTGTGGTGCAAGTACACCGGCAACCCGATCAACAACAAGTGGTTCCTGCCGCTGGTGTATGTCGCGATCGTCTGGGCACTATCGATCCACACCGTCACGGCCTTCCTGATCTCGACCATGCCGTCGCGTCCGATGTGGTTCCACAGCATGATGCCGATCCGCTTCATCACCACCGCCTTCGCGGCGGGCCCGGCGCTGATCATCCTGATCTTCCTGATCATCCGCAAGAACACGAAGTTCTGGGTCGATGACAGCGCGATCAAGCTGCTCACCACCATCGTCACCTGGTGTCTGGGCATCGCCATCTTCCTGACCCTGTCGGAAGTCGTGGTCGAACTCTACGCCCGTACCGAGCACGCCAACGGCCTCTACTACCTGATGTTCGGCCTGCACGGCTTGACCCGGCTGGTGCCCTGGTTCTGGAGCGCCGTGGCTCTGATGGTCGGTGCCTTCATCCTGTTCCTGATGCCGTCCTTCCGCAACGACTTCAAGAAGCTGGTGATCCCCTGCGTGATGGCCTTCACCGGCATCTGGATCGAGAAGGGCATGGGCCTGATCGTCCCCGGCTTCATCCCGTCCCCGATCGGCGAGGTGACCGAGTACTACCCGAGCTTCGTCGAGGTGCTGCTGTCCCTCGGCATCTGGGCCTTCGGCTTCTTCATCCTGACCATCCTGCTCAAGGGTGCCATCGGCATCCTGTTGGGCGAGATCAAGTACGGCGGCCAGGCTGCCGCCGCCAAGTGA
- a CDS encoding bacteriohemerythrin, which produces MPNRVQWNPGYGVGNEILDSQHRNILAQCNALADHAVDTSPESDLKFQEVFAELTALARAHFASEEDLLARGACPALDEHLNERDEFDYLAADIATTENFDKLELQRFLALWWVGHIMDSGKRYRACVAGSPAG; this is translated from the coding sequence GTGCCGAATCGCGTGCAATGGAATCCAGGCTACGGCGTGGGCAATGAAATCCTCGACAGCCAGCACCGCAACATCCTGGCGCAATGCAATGCCCTGGCCGACCACGCCGTCGACACCAGCCCCGAGAGCGACCTGAAATTCCAGGAAGTCTTCGCCGAACTGACGGCCCTGGCGCGCGCGCATTTCGCCAGCGAAGAGGACCTGCTCGCCCGCGGCGCGTGCCCCGCGCTCGACGAGCACCTGAACGAGCGCGACGAGTTCGACTATCTGGCCGCCGACATCGCCACCACGGAGAACTTCGACAAGCTCGAACTCCAGCGCTTCCTGGCCCTCTGGTGGGTCGGACACATCATGGATTCCGGCAAGCGGTATCGCGCCTGCGTCGCCGGCTCGCCGGCCGGCTGA
- a CDS encoding HDOD domain-containing protein gives MTRPFTLEQVLARADALPALPDIVVRILEMLGDEDANAEALGHHIVSDPAVAVRLLAAANAGAIGASGRVDSVRQAIMLLGVGRVRDITLATAVIDRFRLPRPFDAHRLWLHSVGVAVCAQEVAAHAGLDVDVAYTAGLLHDVGQLLLFAFDPEAYADTLQLKAQRDIDIVDAEREHLGVDHAHVGGELARLWKLPEVVADAIAGHHVSGEEGPENEMADAVHVAEVLAHALDLGGGADARVPNLSDLSCARMGIDWRQFAEHFPRIEARFAGARITLGL, from the coding sequence ATGACCCGCCCGTTCACGCTTGAGCAGGTGCTGGCGCGGGCCGATGCCTTGCCGGCCCTGCCCGACATCGTGGTGCGGATTCTGGAAATGCTCGGTGACGAGGATGCCAATGCGGAAGCCCTCGGTCACCACATCGTCAGCGATCCGGCGGTGGCGGTACGGCTGCTGGCGGCCGCCAATGCCGGCGCGATCGGCGCCAGCGGCCGGGTCGACTCGGTGCGCCAGGCCATCATGCTGCTTGGCGTCGGCCGCGTCCGCGACATTACCCTTGCCACCGCGGTGATCGATCGCTTCCGCCTGCCGCGGCCCTTCGACGCGCATCGCCTGTGGCTGCACAGCGTGGGCGTGGCGGTATGCGCGCAGGAAGTCGCGGCCCATGCCGGGCTCGATGTCGATGTGGCCTATACCGCCGGCCTGCTGCACGACGTGGGCCAGCTCCTGCTGTTCGCCTTCGATCCCGAAGCCTATGCCGACACGTTGCAGCTGAAGGCGCAGCGCGACATCGACATCGTCGATGCCGAGCGCGAACATCTCGGAGTCGACCATGCCCATGTCGGCGGCGAACTGGCCCGGCTCTGGAAGCTGCCGGAAGTCGTGGCGGATGCCATTGCCGGCCACCATGTTTCCGGCGAAGAGGGGCCGGAAAACGAAATGGCCGATGCCGTCCATGTCGCCGAAGTGCTTGCCCACGCCCTCGACCTGGGCGGCGGCGCGGATGCGCGGGTCCCCAATCTGTCCGACTTGTCCTGCGCCCGCATGGGCATCGACTGGCGCCAGTTCGCCGAGCATTTTCCGCGCATCGAGGCGCGCTTCGCCGGCGCCAGGATCACGCTCGGGCTGTAG
- a CDS encoding bifunctional O-acetylhomoserine aminocarboxypropyltransferase/cysteine synthase — MKIETIAVHGGYSPDPTTKAVAVPIYQTTSYAFDDTQHGADLFDLKVAGNIYTRIMNPTTDVLEKRMAELEGGIGALGVASGMAAITYAIQTIAEAGDNIVSVGTLYGGTYNLFAHTLPQYGIEVRFADYRNPESFRPLIDGRTKALFCESIGNPLGNVVDLAALAKIAHDAGVPLIVDNTVPSPYLCRPFEHGADIVVHALTKYLGGHGNSIGGVIVDSGKFPWAEHKERFKRLNTPDVSYHGVVYTEALGPAAFIGRARVVPLRNTGAAISPFNSFLILQGIETLALRMDRICDNTLAVANYLKGHAKVKWVNYAGLPDHADHALIRKYMGGRASGILSFGVAGGMAGGGRFQDALKLVTRLVNIGDAKSLACHPASTTHRQLSAEEMKKAGVSEDMVRLSIGIEHIDDIKADLEQALAAV, encoded by the coding sequence ATGAAAATCGAAACCATCGCCGTGCATGGCGGCTACAGCCCCGATCCCACCACCAAGGCCGTCGCGGTGCCGATCTACCAGACCACATCCTACGCCTTCGACGACACCCAGCACGGCGCCGACCTGTTCGACCTCAAGGTCGCCGGCAACATCTACACCCGCATCATGAACCCGACCACCGACGTGCTGGAAAAGCGCATGGCGGAACTCGAAGGCGGCATTGGCGCGCTGGGCGTGGCCTCGGGCATGGCGGCGATCACCTACGCGATCCAGACCATCGCCGAGGCCGGCGACAACATCGTCTCGGTCGGCACGCTCTACGGCGGCACCTACAACCTGTTCGCCCACACCCTGCCGCAATACGGCATCGAGGTGCGCTTCGCCGACTACCGCAATCCCGAATCCTTCCGCCCGCTGATCGACGGCCGCACCAAGGCGCTGTTCTGCGAATCGATCGGCAATCCCCTCGGCAACGTCGTCGATCTGGCAGCGCTGGCGAAGATCGCCCACGACGCCGGCGTGCCGCTGATCGTGGACAACACCGTGCCCTCGCCCTACCTCTGCCGCCCCTTCGAGCACGGCGCCGACATCGTGGTGCATGCGCTGACCAAATACCTCGGCGGCCACGGCAACAGCATCGGCGGCGTGATCGTCGATTCCGGCAAATTCCCCTGGGCCGAACACAAGGAACGCTTCAAGCGCCTCAACACGCCGGACGTGTCCTACCACGGCGTGGTCTACACCGAAGCCCTCGGCCCCGCGGCCTTCATCGGACGCGCCCGCGTGGTGCCGCTGCGCAACACCGGCGCGGCGATCTCGCCCTTCAATTCCTTCCTGATCCTGCAAGGCATCGAAACCCTGGCGTTGCGCATGGACCGCATCTGCGACAACACATTGGCCGTGGCGAACTACCTCAAGGGCCATGCCAAGGTGAAGTGGGTCAATTACGCCGGCCTGCCCGACCATGCCGACCATGCGCTGATCAGGAAATACATGGGCGGCCGGGCCTCGGGCATCCTGTCCTTCGGCGTGGCCGGCGGCATGGCCGGCGGCGGACGCTTCCAGGACGCGCTGAAGCTGGTGACACGGCTGGTCAACATCGGCGATGCGAAGAGCCTCGCCTGCCATCCGGCGAGTACCACGCACCGCCAGTTGTCGGCCGAGGAAATGAAGAAGGCCGGCGTCTCGGAAGACATGGTGCGCCTGTCGATCGGCATCGAGCACATCGACGACATCAAGGCCGACCTGGAGCAGGCGCTGGCGGCGGTCTAG
- a CDS encoding alpha-D-glucose phosphate-specific phosphoglucomutase, with product MNIATVITTPFSDQKPGTSGLRKKVTVFRTPGYLENFVQAVFDTIDAPPGSTLVLGGDGRYHNREAIQVILRMAAAAGIAKVLVGRGGILSTPAASRVIRKYGCFGGLILSASHNPGGPEGDFGIKYNTGNGGPAPEKITDAIFARSRELTRYRIADAPDLDLDRPGRHGLGDMVVEIIDPVADYAELMESLFDFAAIRTLIGSGFRLCFDAMHAVTGPYAREIIEARLGAPAGTVINGVPLEDFGGGHPDPNLTYADQLVAIMYGGDDANPAPDFGAASDGDGDRNMILGRHFFVTPSDSLAIIAANAALAPGYADGIAGIARSMPTSAAADRVAEKLGVPCYETPTGWKFFGNLMDAGKVTLCGEESFGTGSSHVREKDGLWAVLFWLNILANSRLSVAEIVHRHWAGYGRNVYSRHDYEALPSDVAAGVMAQVRGRFADLPGQRFGDYRVKFCDDFSYTDPIDGSLSTGQGLRIGFEDGSRIVFRLSGTGTEGATLRIYLEAFEPDPARQRVDAQQALAPLIAIADQLSELKQRTGRERPTVIT from the coding sequence ATGAACATCGCAACCGTCATCACGACCCCGTTCAGCGACCAGAAGCCCGGCACTTCGGGGCTGCGCAAGAAGGTCACTGTTTTCAGGACCCCCGGCTATCTGGAAAACTTCGTCCAGGCGGTGTTCGACACCATCGACGCGCCACCGGGAAGCACGCTGGTGCTGGGCGGCGACGGCCGCTACCATAACCGCGAGGCGATCCAGGTCATCCTGCGCATGGCCGCCGCCGCCGGGATCGCGAAGGTGCTGGTGGGTCGGGGCGGCATCCTGTCGACGCCGGCGGCCTCCCGCGTGATCCGCAAGTACGGCTGCTTCGGCGGCCTGATCCTATCGGCCAGCCACAACCCCGGCGGCCCCGAGGGCGATTTCGGCATCAAGTACAACACCGGCAACGGCGGACCGGCGCCGGAGAAAATCACCGACGCGATCTTTGCCCGCAGCCGCGAGCTGACCCGCTACCGCATCGCCGATGCACCGGACCTCGACCTCGATCGACCCGGTCGCCACGGGCTGGGCGACATGGTCGTGGAGATCATCGACCCGGTGGCCGATTACGCCGAACTCATGGAATCGCTGTTCGACTTCGCCGCCATCCGCACGCTGATCGGCAGCGGCTTTCGTCTCTGCTTCGATGCCATGCACGCGGTGACCGGGCCCTATGCCAGGGAGATCATCGAAGCCCGGCTCGGCGCGCCGGCCGGCACGGTGATCAACGGCGTGCCGCTGGAGGATTTCGGCGGCGGCCACCCCGACCCCAACCTGACCTACGCCGACCAGCTGGTGGCGATCATGTATGGCGGCGATGACGCCAACCCGGCGCCGGATTTCGGCGCCGCCTCGGACGGCGACGGCGACCGCAACATGATCCTCGGCCGGCATTTCTTCGTCACGCCCTCCGACAGCCTCGCCATCATCGCCGCCAATGCCGCGCTGGCGCCCGGCTACGCGGATGGCATCGCCGGCATCGCGCGCTCGATGCCGACCAGCGCGGCGGCCGACCGCGTCGCCGAAAAACTCGGCGTGCCCTGTTACGAAACACCGACCGGCTGGAAGTTTTTCGGCAACCTGATGGATGCCGGCAAGGTCACGCTCTGCGGCGAGGAAAGCTTCGGCACCGGCTCCAGCCACGTGCGCGAAAAGGACGGCTTGTGGGCCGTGCTGTTCTGGCTCAACATCCTCGCCAATAGCCGCCTGTCGGTGGCGGAGATCGTGCATCGCCACTGGGCCGGCTACGGCCGCAACGTCTATTCGCGGCACGATTACGAGGCGCTGCCGTCCGACGTCGCCGCCGGCGTCATGGCACAGGTGCGGGGCCGCTTTGCCGATCTGCCGGGGCAGCGCTTCGGTGACTACCGCGTGAAGTTCTGCGACGACTTCAGCTATACCGATCCGATCGACGGCAGCCTCAGCACCGGGCAGGGGCTGCGCATCGGTTTCGAGGACGGCTCGCGCATCGTCTTCCGCCTGTCCGGCACCGGCACCGAAGGCGCCACGCTGCGCATCTACCTCGAAGCCTTCGAGCCCGATCCGGCGCGGCAGCGCGTCGACGCACAGCAGGCGCTGGCGCCGCTGATCGCCATCGCCGATCAATTGTCGGAACTGAAACAGCGCACGGGGCGCGAGCGCCCCACCGTCATTACCTAG